From a single Planctellipticum variicoloris genomic region:
- a CDS encoding trans-sulfuration enzyme family protein, whose product MNEQTDSEAPATQAARGGWAADFVTRPSAPPLYQTTAFDLEDLGQLDDVVSGKSQGYIYTRDGNPNREAFASDVARLEGAEAGVACSSGMGALTATLMALLKSGDHLVAARVLYGRTGQLLNHLQNSFGVRVTFVDANQPDEFAAAVTPGTKLAIVESVSNPLLEVADLPAIAAAVGGVPLLVDSTFATPCLLRPIDHGATLVWHSASKYLNGHGDVMLGVIVGPSASIRRIKGLSSLYGVNSNPYECWMASRGLRTLPLRIERVSASAQILAEFLASQPQVGRVYYPGLPAHPTRRQAERLLTRGCGGMLSFELNGGRPAVDAFFRELAETIPFSPTLADARTTLSYPAGTSHKFMTAAERAACGIRDGLVRLSVGLEDAGDLQRELSAGLACL is encoded by the coding sequence ATGAACGAGCAAACCGACAGCGAAGCCCCGGCGACGCAGGCAGCGCGCGGGGGCTGGGCGGCGGACTTTGTCACGCGGCCGAGCGCCCCGCCTCTCTACCAGACGACGGCGTTCGACCTGGAAGATCTGGGCCAGCTCGACGATGTGGTGAGCGGCAAGTCGCAGGGTTACATCTACACCCGCGATGGCAATCCCAACCGGGAAGCATTCGCCTCGGACGTGGCCCGACTGGAAGGGGCCGAAGCCGGCGTCGCCTGCTCCTCGGGAATGGGAGCGCTCACGGCGACACTGATGGCGCTGCTGAAATCGGGCGACCATCTCGTCGCCGCCCGCGTCCTCTATGGCAGGACCGGGCAGTTGCTCAATCACCTGCAGAACTCGTTCGGCGTGCGGGTCACCTTCGTCGACGCCAACCAGCCGGACGAGTTCGCCGCCGCGGTGACGCCGGGGACGAAACTGGCGATCGTCGAAAGCGTTTCCAATCCGCTGCTGGAGGTCGCCGACCTGCCGGCGATTGCGGCGGCCGTGGGGGGCGTCCCGCTGCTGGTCGACAGCACGTTCGCGACCCCCTGCCTGCTGCGCCCGATCGACCACGGCGCCACGCTGGTCTGGCACAGCGCGTCGAAGTATCTCAATGGTCACGGCGACGTGATGCTCGGAGTGATCGTCGGGCCGAGCGCCAGCATCCGGCGGATCAAGGGGCTCAGCAGCCTTTATGGCGTCAACAGCAATCCGTACGAGTGCTGGATGGCCTCCCGCGGGCTGCGGACGCTGCCGCTCCGGATCGAACGAGTTTCGGCCTCGGCGCAGATACTGGCGGAGTTTCTTGCATCGCAGCCGCAGGTCGGCCGGGTGTATTATCCCGGCCTGCCGGCACATCCCACCCGGCGGCAGGCCGAGCGACTGCTGACGCGCGGTTGCGGCGGGATGCTGTCGTTTGAGCTGAATGGAGGCCGGCCGGCCGTTGACGCGTTCTTCCGCGAACTGGCCGAGACGATTCCGTTCTCACCCACGCTGGCGGATGCCCGGACGACGTTGTCCTATCCTGCCGGGACGTCGCATAAGTTCATGACGGCCGCCGAGCGGGCTGCGTGCGGCATCAGAGATGGGCTGGTCCGGCTGTCGGTTGGTCTGGAAGACGCGGGAGACCTGCAGCGGGAGCTGAGCGCGGGGTTGGCCTGTTTGTAA
- a CDS encoding fatty acid CoA ligase family protein has product MTPVNIAASLQKHARLRPDQPALYVPSGKQTDVDLLTYKTWTFGELAGEVRELAAGLVQCGIGRGVRTVLMVPPSPEFFQLTFALLHVGAVPVLVDPGMGVRNLGKCLAEAEPEAFVGISKAHVARLLLGWSKGSLKTLVTVGRKFGWGGRTLADVYRAGRGADADRYHETALTTAEDPAAILFTSGSTGVPKGAVYSHRTFVTQVELLRTAFGIEPGEVDLCTFPLFALFAPALGMTAIIPRMDATRPARVDWREVDGPVRRFGVTNLFGSPALLNRVSRDIVAAGLARPAAPRLPTLKRVLSAGAPVSPTVLERFRGLLGPDARIFTPYGATESLPVAVIGSDEVLSETRFQTAVGAGTCVGRPVSGIDVRIIRISDDPISAWDEALVLPPGQIGEIAVRGPMVTREYFRRPDLTALAKISDAETDGVWHRMGDVGYFDPQGRLWFCGRKSHRVVLDEETLFTDPVEGIFNEHPGVFRTALVGVRRGGRMEPVVCVECERTAPRSSAEGLLRELRERGAGFEATRRIRTFLIHKAFPVDIRHNSKIFREKLAVWAAKTLGGTPS; this is encoded by the coding sequence ATGACTCCCGTAAACATCGCCGCCAGCTTGCAGAAACACGCCCGGCTGCGACCGGATCAGCCGGCGCTGTATGTCCCCAGCGGGAAACAGACCGACGTCGACCTGCTCACCTATAAGACCTGGACCTTCGGCGAGCTGGCCGGCGAAGTCCGCGAACTGGCTGCCGGACTGGTTCAGTGCGGCATCGGCCGGGGCGTCCGGACCGTCTTGATGGTCCCCCCGTCGCCGGAGTTCTTCCAGCTCACTTTTGCCCTGCTGCATGTCGGGGCCGTGCCGGTTCTCGTCGATCCTGGCATGGGAGTGCGGAATCTTGGAAAGTGTCTGGCGGAGGCCGAACCGGAAGCATTTGTCGGAATTTCAAAGGCCCATGTCGCCCGGCTGCTCCTGGGCTGGTCAAAGGGATCGCTGAAAACGCTGGTCACGGTCGGCCGGAAATTCGGCTGGGGCGGCCGCACGCTGGCCGATGTCTACCGCGCCGGACGTGGTGCAGATGCCGACCGCTATCACGAGACGGCCCTGACAACCGCCGAGGATCCGGCGGCAATTCTGTTCACCAGCGGCAGCACGGGAGTGCCGAAGGGAGCGGTCTATTCCCATCGCACCTTCGTCACGCAGGTCGAATTGCTGAGAACGGCTTTCGGCATCGAGCCGGGCGAAGTCGACCTCTGTACGTTTCCGCTGTTTGCCCTGTTTGCGCCGGCCCTGGGCATGACCGCCATCATTCCGCGGATGGACGCCACCCGGCCGGCGCGCGTCGACTGGCGCGAAGTCGACGGTCCCGTGCGGCGGTTCGGCGTGACCAATCTGTTCGGCTCGCCCGCGCTGCTGAACCGGGTCTCGCGGGACATCGTTGCCGCCGGACTCGCCCGGCCCGCAGCACCGCGGCTGCCGACGCTGAAGCGCGTCCTTTCGGCGGGCGCCCCGGTTTCGCCGACAGTCCTGGAACGGTTTCGCGGGCTGCTCGGCCCGGACGCCAGGATCTTTACGCCTTACGGAGCGACCGAGTCACTGCCCGTCGCCGTGATCGGCAGCGACGAAGTCCTGAGCGAAACGCGTTTCCAGACTGCCGTCGGTGCGGGAACATGCGTCGGACGTCCGGTGTCGGGAATTGACGTCCGGATCATCCGGATCAGCGACGATCCAATTTCCGCATGGGACGAGGCTCTTGTGCTGCCTCCCGGGCAGATCGGAGAGATCGCCGTTCGCGGTCCGATGGTCACGCGGGAGTATTTCCGTCGCCCCGATCTGACGGCGCTGGCCAAGATTTCCGATGCCGAAACCGACGGCGTGTGGCATCGTATGGGAGACGTCGGCTATTTCGATCCGCAGGGGCGACTCTGGTTCTGCGGTCGCAAGTCGCACCGCGTCGTCCTCGACGAGGAAACGCTGTTTACCGATCCGGTCGAAGGCATTTTCAACGAGCATCCCGGCGTGTTCCGCACGGCTCTGGTCGGGGTTCGGCGCGGCGGCCGGATGGAGCCGGTTGTCTGCGTCGAATGCGAACGGACCGCTCCGCGCTCCTCCGCCGAGGGACTGCTCCGCGAACTGCGGGAGCGTGGGGCCGGCTTTGAGGCGACCCGCCGGATCCGGACCTTTCTGATCCACAAGGCATTTCCCGTGGACATCCGCCACAATTCCAAGATCTTCCGCGAGAAACTCGCGGTCTGGGCGGCGAAGACGCTGGGCGGAACCCCGTCCTGA
- a CDS encoding FHA domain-containing protein yields MARIALQVLDGMERGRIFSDLLTPFTIGREDDNEVQLNDDRVSRCHAKVQDDGGKIILTDLGSTNGTRVNGHVVHMHVLQTGDLVLVGRCLLLIGASPEPLVRSGPADSTLLPGQDSGVSDDFDVEFAPLVQDLPLMPLFPRHLPELPENLRGLQYVQLTDLLGNLHSRLGIVLQLAVEVRRPEGTTAIELDSVAWRHLLETQAALATYLHDLTEPV; encoded by the coding sequence ATGGCCCGGATTGCGTTGCAGGTGCTCGACGGCATGGAGCGTGGACGGATCTTTTCCGACCTCCTCACCCCCTTCACGATCGGCCGTGAAGACGACAACGAAGTCCAGCTCAACGACGACCGGGTCAGCCGCTGCCATGCCAAAGTTCAGGACGACGGCGGCAAGATCATTCTCACCGACCTCGGCAGCACCAACGGGACCCGCGTGAACGGTCATGTTGTACACATGCACGTGCTGCAGACCGGGGACCTCGTTCTCGTCGGACGCTGCCTGCTGCTGATCGGCGCGTCGCCCGAGCCCCTCGTGCGATCGGGACCTGCCGATTCGACGTTGCTTCCGGGGCAGGATTCGGGCGTTTCCGACGATTTTGACGTGGAGTTCGCCCCGCTGGTGCAGGACCTGCCGCTGATGCCGTTGTTTCCCCGCCATCTGCCGGAGCTTCCGGAGAATCTGCGGGGTCTCCAGTACGTCCAGCTCACCGACCTGCTCGGCAATCTTCATAGCCGGCTGGGGATTGTCCTCCAGCTCGCGGTCGAGGTCCGTCGTCCCGAGGGGACGACGGCCATCGAACTCGATTCCGTCGCCTGGCGGCACCTGCTCGAGACGCAAGCGGCCCTGGCGACTTATCTGCACGACCTGACCGAACCGGTCTGA
- a CDS encoding chemotaxis protein CheX → MTTAQATGAGSALTAEYINPVISATRSVFEMMLGCTPTRTGLYLKQEGAPYHEVSAVIGVSGRATGTIVVSLSTEAACSVLERMVGIEATEINREVCDAVGELTNMIAGAAKAQLAAHQLSISLPNVLSGKGHVVHFPSEVQPIVIMFDSEIGALVIEVGFNGL, encoded by the coding sequence ATGACCACTGCTCAAGCGACCGGCGCAGGATCGGCGCTCACCGCCGAATACATCAATCCCGTGATTTCGGCCACGCGCAGCGTGTTTGAAATGATGCTCGGCTGCACGCCGACGCGAACGGGGCTGTATTTAAAGCAGGAAGGGGCGCCCTATCACGAAGTCAGCGCCGTCATCGGCGTCTCGGGGCGCGCGACAGGCACCATTGTCGTCAGCTTGTCGACGGAGGCGGCCTGCAGCGTGCTCGAACGGATGGTCGGAATCGAGGCCACGGAAATCAATCGCGAAGTCTGCGACGCCGTCGGCGAGCTGACCAACATGATTGCCGGAGCGGCCAAAGCCCAGCTTGCCGCGCATCAGTTGTCGATCAGCCTGCCCAACGTGCTTTCGGGAAAGGGCCACGTGGTCCACTTTCCCTCCGAGGTCCAGCCGATCGTGATCATGTTCGATTCCGAAATCGGCGCGCTGGTGATTGAAGTCGGATTCAACGGTCTGTAG
- a CDS encoding response regulator, translated as MKVLLVDDSGTMRTIQKRCLSKLGVEDVVEAEDGVQALIMFEAGTFDVVLTDWNMPNMDGLTLLKEIRQRNREIPVIMITTEAERARVVLAIQSGVSDYLVKPFTPDGLKEKLERWVGAKL; from the coding sequence ATGAAAGTCCTGCTGGTCGATGATTCGGGCACGATGCGCACCATTCAGAAGCGGTGCCTCAGCAAGCTCGGAGTGGAAGATGTCGTCGAGGCCGAAGATGGCGTTCAGGCGCTCATCATGTTCGAGGCCGGCACGTTCGATGTCGTCCTGACGGACTGGAACATGCCGAACATGGACGGGCTGACGCTGCTGAAAGAGATCCGCCAGCGCAACCGCGAGATTCCCGTCATCATGATTACGACGGAAGCCGAACGGGCGCGCGTCGTGCTCGCGATCCAGTCGGGCGTTTCCGACTATCTGGTCAAGCCGTTCACTCCGGACGGGCTGAAGGAAAAGCTCGAACGCTGGGTCGGCGCGAAGCTCTAG